GCCGCAGGTTGTGCATCGTTTTCAGCTGGGCTCctgttcagagagaaaaaaaaccaaacccaaACGTGCTGCTTATCGGCGCGGCGCTCCCCCAGAGAGACGCACGGACGACAGGAAGGCGTGCCGAAGGTCAAACACCTAGATGGATGGTGaagctctcctccagctgaggctGCTCCTCGAACATCCGGGCTCCGGAATCCGCTGCTTCTGACAGCTGGCTGGACTGCACCTTAATCTCCTCACTGCCAATCAGCCAAGCAAGGAAATCAACCCATGAGCTgtttatacaaacacacataacGTCCACTAATCAGATGTAGAAGCTCGCCGTGCAGAGCGCTGCAGACCGAGGTCTAAAGCAGGAAGGAAGTTTTTTTAACAGCAGCTTAAtactttgtgcttttcttcttttggctgTTCCTCCAGGGGTGACCTCTTCTTCTAGACCCTCACCAGTTTATCTTTAACCTGCTCAGCCTGTGCTGCCCTGATCTGGTCTTTTTTAATGTCCTTTATGCATCGCGGCCtcttccacctccacctcacTCTCCAGGCCTCACTGCTTCCACTTCGCTCACACATCAGACCTGACACTCGTTTACACCCACTCCATCCGGCCTGCACTCTCTTCTTCACCTCTTCTGTGCACTGTCCATCGCTCTGGATGGCTGACTCCAGATGCTCGGATTCATTCGCCTTTCCTCACTTTTCCAGTTGCCACTCTGAAAGGGTTCAAGACCGAAATAAATCTCAGATCAGACCAAACCTGCTTTCTGAACGCAGAGTCAGAAACAAACACGCAGAAGCTTTTTTCCATGATGTGTTGACATTATCTGAATTTATTTTAAGCTGCTGCATAATTTATCGGAATAACAACTATCAATATCAAATGAATTTTAgctgatttgcagtttttttccttcaactcAAAATGCTGAGTCATGTAGTTTTCAGTGCTGACGTAGAACATTTTAAGTTCCAAAGCACACTTTATAATAATGATATtcatcattaaaaacaaaaacaaatgcaggGTCAGCACACTGCCAGTGAGGCTTTCAGCAGGCAGGTccctgcagcttcacacacacacacacacacacaggaaagcaCTGCGTTCATTTAAAAGATTACGGTGAATCACTGAGCGATCACTATCAATCCTGGCTTCTgttcaagattaaaaaaaaatatatacaaaaaaacaaacaaagtctTTCTGATTGAACTACACAAATGCTATTGGTTTTTTATCAAATTGAAGCCATATTGTGAGGGAAAATTCTCAGAATGCACACAACAATGAAAAGTTTTTCTGTCGGTTTGTGGCGTTTAACTACGGAGGAAAACTCAAAACAGAGTGAAATGCTTGAATATGTAACTGTATAAAGATATTCATCCATCCTCTGAAtccatttgatttaaaaatagtGATAATGGAGCCATATTTTCGCTTAGTCGAAATAAATAAAGTTCATTATTCAGATAAAATAAGATTGTTCAATGTTTTAAACACACAACACTTTAACATATTTTCTCAAAGCCTCAAAACTGCTGCTCAGCCGCTGGTCAGGAAGCCACACACCATTTCCATTTATATAACCGAGCATAAAGGCTGAAAATCTAACTGCGGCTGACACATGTGGACGGGGGTTAATCTGGGCTGCACGCTGTTGTCTTCTGCACACATCGTGTTAACATGAGGATTACCACCAACGCCGCGTCTCCTGACATGCAGGGCGGCCGTGGCTCAGGTGGCACGGCGAGCTGCCCTCTGACTGTCGCAGATTCGGCCGATTCACTCCTCGCCTCGTCGTGTTTACATGTCAACGCCGACGACGACAAGACCATAAAAACACCAAATTGCTCCAATAGACAGGAGGAAACACGGGTGACGATTTGTCACCAGTCGCATTAGAGCATGTTCGTGAAGGAGACTGAATGACACTGCTGAAGaggaaatatgcaaaataaaTTTGGCGCATTTATTATTTACActgatcagccacaacattatggaTATGAGCAACCAAGGCTCAGTGATGCACAGGCAGCCCAGCGTGGTTCGACTTAACAGATGAGCTTCTGTGAATCAAGAGAAGTTCATGAAGGTACTGATAAAGAGAGTGTGCAAAAGGAAAACCAGCTCAATATAAAGCCAGTGGTTATAATGTTACGGCTGATCAGTCTATCTTACCTGATGAAAATCTGAGTTAGAAGCTAAAAAATGAAGCACAGATCTCATTAAATTCAATGTCCATCTTCCAAACTGACCCTTCTCTGTGACCCTGGCTTACTCCTCTCACAAGTCAACTGTTGTTTACAACTTTATTGACTTTTCTAATTCCTCTCCAAATCTGACGGCTCCATTCAGACGTCCCTCGATCCAGACCGctggatgcacacacacacacacacacacaaacacacacacaccgagtatTTCTACACCCTGGTCTGACCTTGGGCCTCAAACACCCGAAGCATTGGGGGGACGTCTGTCTCAATTAGGGACCCCTCGACCCCGCGCACAAACAGAAATGACTGGAATAATTGTTTCTGGCCTCAAACTAAAAGGATTAATGCGACGGCTCACCCCGAATTCAGATCGGGAAAAAATACCAAACAACATGACGCAGCTGAAAACTTCAAGCTAAACTCCAACAGTGGCACACAGAGAATTCCACAAAGGCTTGAAAACAGCAAGAGTCAAAGAAATACCACAAAAATGAGCCTGATTATGTATTTACTTTAAACATGTTATTTCACTGCATCAGTGCAGCTGAGAGTCTGCGTCAAAACGTGAACCTgctcttttaaaatgcttttatgAGACGGACAAGACAGAGATGAAGCACATCACACTGATTTTCAGCTCAAATGACCTCTAATAGCTGACTTTGATATGTGAATAATTGTCCATAAACACACCTTCAGTACGGATCCTGCTACAGAACTCAGCTGATGTCCGACTAAAGAATCCTCATATCATTTTTGGCTACAGgtcacatttttaatggttttaaaaGTTTGTATGAGGTTCCAGCTGGGCCATTCCCCTTGCATTGTGTCTGGATGGTGCAAAACTGTTTTCTGAGTGACAAAGTGAAGATTCCCTCACTTGATTTGGCTGCTGTTGTTGGATTTCTGCAGGTCCTGGTGCAGTTTGATGACCCACTCCTGATACTCCTGCTTTTGGATGCAGGTCACTTGTTTCAGCTCACTGGCCCACTTGTTCTCCAGAACCTGTTCAAATGAAGTCCGAGGAAAAGGCCAGTTTACTGATAATGCACCATTCAAGCCAATCAGATGAGTCAAAATCATTTCAGATCCCAGACAAACTGTGACAGACTACAAAGCAGCACTCATGCTCCGTTTTTACCTGCTGAGCATCGAAGTGCTGAGAAGCCACCGCGTTCACATCCTGGTCACTCAAAGTGTTTCCCAGCTCGTGCATGACTTTGTCCATTTCTGCAGCTTGCCTACGAGGCAGGAAGTCAGTCATTGATTAGgttcattataaaaaaatgggaagtggattttttttttcttttcttcgtGAGACAGCATTGCTATTAGACGCCAAACTCATCATAATTTGTAAAGTGGGATTGAACTATGAACAGCATAAAAGGTGTTAAGAGAAAAACTATTTTGAATGAAAGTCAAGGCAAAAACTGTGTCCAAGTTCAGAAAATGAGTACAGTTTCAGAAGTTCAGGCTCCCACCTCTCCTGTAACTTCTTTATCTCCATGTCTCTCTCACTGATGAGCTCTGAGATGCTGACAAAGTAGTTGTGCTCCAGGTTGAGGAGCGTATCGGAGGCGGGGGAGTGAATGAGCTCATGGTAAACGTCTGCAAAGTCCTCGTCCCAGCTGGGCTCTTCGGGACGAGCGTGTTCCAGTGTCGTCTGGCACGGCGAGACAAAGAGAGAGCATAGAACGGCGTTCAAAGAGGCAACCGCAGCAGTGAAACCACGGTGAAGGCACACGCACTAAACAGATTCATTAGAGAGGCTGTTTTACTGTTTGACATAAAAACTGTCACAGCGGGTGACAATCTATCACCCATGCTGTCAGCAAGAACGACAAGTGGGAAGGAGGAAGTgtgaaaagtacatttttagTGAAAGACAAAAGAGGAAGACAAAATGCGGCGTCAACACGGTTTCTGTGTTCGATTCGGTTTGACAAACCCAGGGACATTTGATCGGTCCCGTCCATGATTGGGAGAgcaacaaaacagtttttagcATCTGAAACGTCTCTATTTATACACGCAGAGGAGTCTTTATGCAACAAACACAACGGATACTGGAAAGCTTCCACGTGTATTTCTGAGTGGCTGCAGTGAAAGTGTAACTGCTAGTCAAGCCTGAAGTGCAGCTGGACGTCAGGGTTCCATAACACATCCTGACATGATCCCTGTCATTTCTAGAGCCAGCCGAGTTCATGTTGCTGAACTTTgaagtgcaaacacaaaatTCATTTAACTGATTTCcctaaacataaaaaaaataaatgtgccAGTGAACCACAAATGTATCATTTCATTACTCTCATTGCACTGATCTGTAACATTTTGCCATTTACCGCCACATGCTGGGTCAGCGGTGAGAAATGCATCAAAGTGTAACCAAGCAAAATGAGAAAGAGACATTAAATGTGTCATGCGGGTTCTTGTAATGAGGTTCCCCTGCTCCCTTCCAAGACTCATGAATAATCAATTTGCAGCTGCATTACTTCTGTTTGAGTTACTTAAATGATCTGTGACGACCCGGAGCTACCGGGGGCATTCGGGGACGCTCCGCTGTGCCACTACAGGAACATGGAGTAGTGGATATATGATCAGGGTATGCTAAGCAGCCAGGCGCTGAAATTAACTCTGCATATATCTGCCAAGAATTTAATGTACCATTCACATTGAAAATAGATCTGTCATTTTTGAGATTCCTCCACGAGCAGTTCGAGAGGCAGCCACAAAAAGTTATATCaagtaatgttttttttgctttcattcCATAAGACAATACTGTGTAGACTCAAAGCTAAGCTAAGGCTCATTTGAATAAAGGTTAAACTTGAAAACGTTTAATGACATGAATTAGCTTAGCGCACCTCTAGAGTACAGTTATGAGCATGTTATTGAAACTCAGCCTGCCCTTTAAAATGATTTGAATTGAACACCAAGGCCACAGGGGCCACAGAGGGGTAGAATTCAAGAGACGAGTAGGCATACAGGGAAAATCCAGTGAAACCCAATGAATGAACATAAGCACGCTTTACATATCAGTACAAAGTCTGCTGAACcacaccccaccaccacaaaGAGCAACTGGGCGACGCAGATAaaccatgaagagaaacacacttGGGCAAAGGTCAGTGTTGAGGAAAATATATTAGTTTAGTTCCCCAATTTGGTGGAGTGTGATAAGAGTGATACATTTTTAACAGATAAACTTTTactgtgtgtgaaaataaagacaagcGTTAGAGTGAAGTTCCACCCAACTTACTTCACTGTTGAATAAATCAGTCAGTGGTTTCGGAAGGCATTTGACAAAAAGAGCCACAACACTTGTGACTTATTTAATCAAGAAATGTGTTATTCATTAGGTCAAAGTTGGGaaaatttggaaaaagaaatataatgaaaaattGTACTAATAGAAGGATCAAAATATGTTCATTCTACAATACTTTGATTGGGAGACAAGTAAGACACCAAAGATAAATCCAAACGAACACCCCCTGACTTATTTGTCAAAACTCTCCTTTGACTGCATGAAGTTTGGGCAATGATAGcctaacagactgtttgaaacaCAGAGTGAACAGACAGACTCTTCAACAGCTTAGTCTGTTGTCAGGTTTGAGGAGGATACAATATTTCAGAACAATAACACACTGCAATAATTTCATGCAACATCTGGTACATTTTGGTACATTGTGCATTTTGGCACCTTATCACTCTATCACTGTTAATATGTCTTTCATactttttaagtgttttgtttttagacactTTTTTGAGTGTCTGGCCCATAAGTGTTGCTATTTGAGCCATTTGCAATGAGAATTCATTCATGTGGGcacttttgttgtatttttaaatgacagtaaagatctatctatttatctatttgCTTAATAACTTTAtgaaacagattattacctcaGCATAGGACCGGCTCCAAGCATTGGTGAGCTGGTTCACATCAACATCTCCGTTTGTGAGTCTCTGCAAGGccagctctgcctctctgtcgtAATCCAGAATGGTCTCCTTCTCAATGAAGCTGGACAGTGACGACTTCAGCTCTGTGGGAAGAGATGCGCACACAACAAAACCTCAGTCGGTCTTcttttacagtatttttcatATGAAAAGCACGTATGGTGACATTTTTTCACCTACAAAAGGAGAGATGATTTCAGTAAATTAATTTATCATTAATAGGAGAGGAAGTTCTGAGTGTGGATGTGAATGGTTATAAAAAACGTTAGgtgactgaaacagaaaaatatcagaTGTATAAATTAAATGTGGGTACACGaattgaaaatgcaaatatttcaaagaaatgaGGTTTGGTTAACTTTAATGTTGCTATTACATTGATAGTTTGTTCCACAGTGTTCCCACTAAAAGCTTAAAATAGCATCCTTGAGGTGAAGCATTTATACAACCAGTCAATATGAAAACATATACTGTAcactgtaatgtaatgtaatactgtaatgtaatgtaacaTGATGCACTTTTTATACTGTGTAGCTACACTGTATTTGATGtgacaaatgaaaaaatgaaactcaCCATTTTCTATGTAGCATGGTATTTTATGGAGCAGCATCAGGCGTCCATGAAGGTCACTGATGTTCTGTTGGACAGGAAACTGCAGGGGCACTTTGAGGACGCAGTTGTGTTTCCCTGCTTTGAACTCAAACACAAACTCCTTCTCGGCAGTGCTATTTGCTTTGCCTTTGACTTTCTTCATGATCAcagctggaaaaacacaaagaagcatTAAAGCATCTGGGCAGCAATAATGCTACATCCTCTCCTCCCTGTCACACATGAGAGATAGGGTGGTCACACTGAGAAACGGCGTTCCGATACACACTGCAGCAGTAACTTGTCTTTGTTATTATCTTTGCTTACATTATAAGTGTACTTTAATTATAGATTCACGTCAACACTGTTTTTGTGtcataaataaatgagaaaactaGCTGTCATTTAGCTTCACGGCTAACATTTAGGCTCTGCAATCCTAAAACTCTCCAGTCGAAGGGAAACACACTCACCACCGTGCACATTTATCCAATAACATCACCTTTTAGTTGAGCGTGGTGAGGCTAAAAGTCTGAAAATGCGCAAATGCATACCAGAGTTCGTGGTTATCTCCGGATGTTGATGCAGcggtgctgtttgtttcagtcagCTGATCCCGTCAAACCGCGGCACAGTGTCGGCAAAAGCACTTTCGTCAAAATCCATCTCGACCTTCTGCGacaatttttattattgttataccACAGCcacaataaaatataattatAATATTGCCAATatgtcacacatttttttttcattattatttttcagcttcatttcacaATTTCAGGTTGACGAATCTACGGATCCAACAAAAGAAATGTACTTGATTTTTTCCATGGACAttactgccctctgctggcctgATTACAAACTTCTCCTTCGATGATTATGATTAATTTACTGTAATTCATAGATATTACaaacaaaaccataaaaacaacaattgcCCACGCTAAGGACAAAGACAAAAGAACAGATTTATTCATGAAAATATATTGATGTGTAACAGTTTACAAATACTTTAATTTTGTCGAAAATACTTGAATACATGAAGTTAGTACTGCAACATTAAATAtggatgatagatagatagatagatagatagatagatagatagatagatagatagaaaaaCAGGCAGATCAGCAATCAGATTATAAAGGttagtccacaaaacacacattttccatctattaaaaaagtaacaaaatttcttcaaaaaaatgtaTAGGGCACATATAAatgttattaaaataaaaataaacctttACCTTAAACTGCTTGGTTAATACTACTATTACTAATACTTGTGCTActactaaaaagaaaaactgttgaatTAATTTTGTGTGATTCAATGATGTTTCACATCTTAATGGTTTGCAAAGAAGACTTAATACTATGAAcctgttttaaatgtgtttttttttgtttacacgTTTGTTTGAGGCAATATATATAAAGTGCAGTTTCCATTATTTCCAGCTGCTTATGTTCTTGCTGATCTTGAATAACCACAGAAATAAAGAGCACCGATTACAATTTTAAGAGTATTCAATAGCAATTGCTCAATTTGTACACTGGATTAATAAAATAGTTCATAATCATAATAATGGTATATTGTTGCGTGTGCGCGTGTATGGGCGCGTGTGTGCACGCGCTATACGCATCTAGgcgcgtgcgtgtgttttcTTCAAGTTTGAGTCTATAAGGGTATGTGTAAAAATTGCACTCCCGAATGTAAGAACCTAGTCCTTGAGTAAAGGTTTCtgaaacaaactaaaacatctGATCAGTTGTTTGTTAACATGTATACCGGTTATAAGGAAATGATTACTCATTTTTTCATTTCGtgattttaaatgtgtgaaCGTATTCCATTCCACGCTTGCCGGGTGTTGTGAGTATTTGCAGACGCTCCCTCCGGCGCCTGAACCGTCCCGTCATACCTCGCGTGGCCAACGGCTCACCGCCGACTGCTCGCTCATTGAATTGCCCCACTCTGCCTCTTTAGCTCGATCTACTCAAGTAATTCGGAGGAAAAACCTGCCCGTATTGTCTCATCTCCGCCCCCGCCAGGCTACCCCGGGCTCCCGTTTATCTGACTGCGGTGGTGGGGCGTGCTTTCCCGGGGGCTCGCTGGCTGGATTTCGGTCGTGGAGGCAGGGGTGGAAGTACGGCGCTGGTCCCGAGCGATGATGGAGCTGGAGTCGGCCAGTAGTAGGAGCGAGCTGGGAGCCGTGGGGGACTCGCTACAGCCGCAGACCCCGAGCAGGCACGAGAAGAGTCTGGGACTGCTCACCACCAAGTTTGTGACTTTGCTGCAGGAGGCGAAGGACGGAGTGCTGGATCTGAAAGCTGTGAGCACGCAGAGCACAGTCTTTGTTGTTAGCTAGCACATGTTATTTGTCGTTAGGTTTCATGCACTTTCGCTAGCTAGCCCGTTAGCCTAGCCTAGCCGTGTGGCAGGCTAATTTGAATGGATGACACTTCTCAGTTTACGACCGTGTTAGTTTCAGAACACCCGGTTAATCCCAAACTCTAGTTAATCACTCGTAGTGTAATTCCCGTTTCTCAGAGGGGAGCTGGGCAAAGTGATAAAGCGAACTTTGTGAACTTCTCAGGCTTTGCCCCCCTGCAGATTCAGAGTTTAAAAAGTGGGTCAGCTTTTGTGGCTCCTTTCACGTCTGCTGCATCTTCACacatgaacagttttttttactgATTGATAACATCTTTTGTCACTTAACGACATTCAGTTGCTCAGTCTCTAATAGTTAGTTTAAAGGCCAGTTTACTTGTTAAACCCAACGCTTTCAGCCCACTTTACAATATCTCTGACATAGCTCAGTACAACACAAGAACACAGTTCAGTTTTAGATCATTGAAACTCCaaataatttgaaaaagaaaccaGAAATGAGGTATGATTTAAAATCATGTTAGTAAATGACTTTAATAAGCAACCTAAAGATTCAGGCTAAAActatttaaaacatgttttatctgtcagaatgtaaaagaaaaactagACCAACATTTGTATTATCTCTTCAGATAATGCAGTAACACTGAAACAAGCCTGTGATCCGGCTTGTTAATGAACCTGTTGCTCCTACTCAATACACACAAGCAGTTGgtgtttctttttgctttaaTGACCTTGAAAAcaattattttctttcattctttgaGCAACAGATCTCCACAAAactacacattttttttaagttcagcCTTATCAACGCATCGATGCACCTGCCAGTTTCTAACCTCAAAACTGAAGCAGATGGCAGCTTGAGCAGTTACACAGTCTTCAGCGAGTCAGTAATCAAATTGGCTTTCCAGCTATTAATGCTCACTTCTTCCCAGCACTTTACACAATGTGTGTCTCTTTCACGCTCATGTTCACCCAACCTGGaaacaaaacccaacaaaaactGTCTGCATTCTTTTAATAATTGAACTACATTGCTTGGAGTAGATAATGATTCACCCTCTTCATTGTGTCATGCATAGATAAAGACGAACTGTGACAAGAGCTCCAGTGAGATCAGGGCAGATCTTTCTGGCTTTCTAATGTtctgaattttctttttaactatCAGACACTACACTGACACATATGTAAATCATAGCCATCAGCCTTTTGGACTTGAATCTGTTTGCTaactttgaaaatgttgagtgaattggtttaaaaaaaaaaaaaaaaaaaagatcagtatGGATTATTAGGCCAAGACTGAGCAGATCCATAGAGTGAGTTCACCCCCAGGGCATGGCGAGTAAGCTTCCACTTATCAGCAATTACCTTGTGGTTATCAATACTTTGTGATGGGCTGGGAAGGAAGTTTAAGTAATATCACTTAGTTTTGAGTTGTAGGGCACCAGCACACTGTCAGATGATCAAAGCAGtattttctttgctgtttttattttatttattttttttactttagagTGTACTAAAAGAGCTGCATGCAACTGTATTCCTGTTCTCCAATGCTACTGTGTTGTGGTCCAGGCTGCAGATACCTTGGCAGTGCGGCAGAAACGACGGATCTACGACATAACTAATGTTCTGGAGGGAATCGGACTGATAGAGAAGAAATCCAAGAACAGCATCCAGTGGAAGTAAGTTCATAATCCCATTTAAATTAGTTTCCCAGTTGTCTGTTTGTGCTGTGCTTTCCATCTGTTTGAAATGGTAAATGTTCAACAATCCAGTCTTGTCGCTCTGAGACTGCATGGCACAAAGCTGGATAAGTTTATAATTTGGAGTAGTAGCCTTTACTGGTGCTTAGAAGTGTTCTTAAAACTGTGTGACTAAATCACATCAATGGAGAGATGACCACTTAGCAGTCTCAATTGTAATCTGTGTGTAAAACACAACCTCATTTAAGCTGTGTTACTGACTACAGTCGGCGTGCGCTGTAAATGTAATTTTCCTGTACTCACCCGATGTGGAACAAGTGCACTACAACAAAATGGCCTCAGCAGCATGAAAGAGGCTGTCGGCTGCAGGTGGGCTGCGTTAACGTCCCATGGTGCTCGACATATCTGAGCTGGCTAGTTGGGCCCTCGATCCAAGTTATTATGATGGAAATGGTGCCTGCTGATACTGTAAGAAACTGTGTTTCATCTGTGAGTCTTGCTTCGTCTTTCTGGGGCAACAGCCTCCTGTCAGTGAAGCTGCCTCTGTTTGGTCCATCCTCTCATAAAAGTCAGATAATCCAGCGTTTTGTT
Above is a window of Salarias fasciatus chromosome 7, fSalaFa1.1, whole genome shotgun sequence DNA encoding:
- the ferry3 gene encoding ferry endosomal RAB5 effector complex subunit 3 — its product is MKKVKGKANSTAEKEFVFEFKAGKHNCVLKVPLQFPVQQNISDLHGRLMLLHKIPCYIENELKSSLSSFIEKETILDYDREAELALQRLTNGDVDVNQLTNAWSRSYAETTLEHARPEEPSWDEDFADVYHELIHSPASDTLLNLEHNYFVSISELISERDMEIKKLQERQAAEMDKVMHELGNTLSDQDVNAVASQHFDAQQVLENKWASELKQVTCIQKQEYQEWVIKLHQDLQKSNNSSQINEEIKVQSSQLSEAADSGARMFEEQPQLEESFTIHLGAQLKTMHNLRLVRADVLDFCKHRHHGSSGAKLRRLQTALSLYSSSLCGLVLLVDNRVNSYSGIKRDFATVAKECTDFHFHCLEEQLEEVQQVVLYARAQRSSKQKEQPEVHRNGDDKSKNIERNPSNILPGEFYISRHSNLSEVHVVFHLCVDDNVRSGNITARDPAIMGLRNILKVCCTHDVTTVTIPLLLVHDMSEEMTIPWCLKRAELVFKCVKGFMMEMASWDGGISRTVQFLVPKSISEEMFYQLSNMLPQIFRVSSTLTLTSKH